The Aestuariibaculum lutulentum genome segment ACATTGTAGGCATCGATGGTTTTAAAGACTATTACCAAAATTTTCTAACCGGATTTTCAGATATAAAATTTACCGTCGTTCAAGTTTTCGGTCAGGGAGACAATATAGTAAAGCATTGGAATTTCAAAGGAAACCATACTGGTGATTTTTTTGGTATACCTGCTACTGGAAATTCAGTAGATATTGATGGCGTTACCTTAGTTAAAATGAAAGACGGTAAAATTGCCCAGGAAGAAGACTTCATGGACAACATGGTTTTTATGCAACAATTAGGACTCTTACCTAACCTGGAAAACACAACTCTGATAAACAGCATATACGAAGCTTTTGGTAAAGGCGATATTCCAGCAGTTTTAGAAATGATGGATAAAAATATTGTTTGGAATGAATCTACTTCCAGTTCTTATTCAGATGGTAATCCCTATAAAGGACCAGACGCCGTGTTGAATGGTGTTTTCAAACGCCTGGGAGAAGACAACGAATATTTCAAATTAGAAAATATTAAGCTATCCCCTTTAGGAAACGATCAAGTATTAGCGATACTCAATTACGATGGAAAATTTAAAAAAACGGGGGAAGCTTATAAAACCACTGTAGTCCATTTGTGGACATTAAAAAATGAAAAAATAACGACATTCCAACAA includes the following:
- a CDS encoding ester cyclase — protein: MKTSTTLFLLLTAISLVSCNDAKLEKNITMYADTWDHIVNDGNIDLINNSNFTEDITLVMSPQNIVGIDGFKDYYQNFLTGFSDIKFTVVQVFGQGDNIVKHWNFKGNHTGDFFGIPATGNSVDIDGVTLVKMKDGKIAQEEDFMDNMVFMQQLGLLPNLENTTLINSIYEAFGKGDIPAVLEMMDKNIVWNESTSSSYSDGNPYKGPDAVLNGVFKRLGEDNEYFKLENIKLSPLGNDQVLAILNYDGKFKKTGEAYKTTVVHLWTLKNEKITTFQQYIGLGKQ